A genomic stretch from Tenrec ecaudatus isolate mTenEca1 chromosome 17, mTenEca1.hap1, whole genome shotgun sequence includes:
- the LOC142430297 gene encoding small ribosomal subunit protein uS10-like: MAFKDTGKTPVEPEVAIHRIRITLTSRNVKSLEKVCADLIRGAKKKNLKVKGPVRMPTKTLRITTRKTPCGEGSKTWDRFQMRIHKRLIDLHSPSERGKQITSIRIEPGVEVEVTIADA; encoded by the coding sequence ATGGCATTTAAGGACACCGGAAAGACACCTGTGGAACCAGAGGTGGCCATTCACCGAATTAGAATTACTCTGACCAGCCGCAACGTGAAATCCTTGGAGAAAGTGTGTGCTGACTTGATCAGAGGGGCTAAGAAGAAAAACCTGAAAGTGAAGGGACCAGTTAGGATGCCTACCAAGACTCTGAGAATTACGACCAGGAAAACTCCCTGTGGGGAAGGTTCTAAGACCTGGGATCGATTCCAGATGAGGATCCACAAGCGTCTCATTGACTTGCACAGTCCGTCTGAGAGAGGGAAGCAGATCACTTCCATCCGTATTGAGCCTGGAGTAGAGGTTGAAGTCACCATTGCAGATGCTTAA